The following coding sequences lie in one Treponema socranskii subsp. buccale genomic window:
- a CDS encoding leucine-rich repeat domain-containing protein, giving the protein MYRSLKTIAADAFFYCTSLKQLILPASLETLEEEVFFACREMSGTVVLPADLKEIGENAFFQCGKVKNFDFSKCTDLISIAGGAFTECNAAAFTVKKGSAIKSMLIACGVAESQISEVD; this is encoded by the coding sequence CTGTACCGCTCTCTTAAAACAATCGCTGCCGATGCGTTTTTCTACTGTACGAGCTTAAAGCAGTTGATTTTACCTGCAAGCCTTGAAACGTTGGAAGAGGAGGTTTTTTTCGCCTGTAGGGAAATGAGCGGAACGGTGGTTTTGCCGGCAGATCTTAAGGAAATCGGCGAGAACGCTTTTTTCCAGTGCGGTAAGGTTAAGAACTTTGATTTTTCAAAGTGTACGGATCTTATTTCAATCGCTGGAGGTGCGTTTACTGAATGTAACGCGGCTGCGTTTACGGTAAAAAAGGGCAGCGCAATAAAATCAATGCTTATAGCATGCGGCGTTGCCGAAAGTCAAATATCCGAAGTTGATTGA